DNA from Methanocella sp.:
TTATCCATAGATGACCATTATCCCAGTCCTAATATGCCCGACGGACCTATAAATAAATTTTAGACATTTTCCCCGTCCACATAAACAAGCTTTAACATCGGTCCCTCCATATGGGCATATGATGTCTGACTGGGCCTCACGACTAAAATATGACCCTATTCGGCCTTTAACGGGCTCCGATGCCATCGAATATTTTACCCGAAGGGACCTGCTCGGGCTCGATGCGGGGCCCATCGAACGTATTCATCAACTTCCAGATGTCGCCAGGATCGTCCGAAAACAGCGGCCCGACGGCTCCTGGAAATATCCTGGCCGGACGACATGCAATGGCGTGAAATATAGCCTTCTCGAAACCTGGAAACAGCTGCGATTTTTGGTGGACCAGTATGGCATGGGCAGGCCACACATGGCCATTGTGAAGTCCGCCGAATACGTCTTCGCCCGCCAGACCGGCGAGGGCGACATCCGGGGCATCCTGGCCAATCAATACGCGCCCTACTATACGGGCGCCATCATGTCACTCTTGATAAAGGCGGGCTATGGGGACGATCCCAGAATTGAAAAAGGGCTCCGGTGGCTGCTCAACGTGAGGCAGGAGGACGGGGGCTGGATCATCGGCAGCCCCGGCATACTGGGACTGGGAAAGCTTACCAGGGCCGAGCTCGAGGGCCTGGTATCGGACCCAGGGAGGAAGACGGCCCGGGCGTTCGACCCTTCAAAGCCCTTCTCGGCCGCCGGCACGGGCATGGTATTGCGGGCGTTCGCGGCGCATCCGCGCTACCGTAAAAGTCCCGAAGCCATGCGGGCAGCCCGCCTCTTGAAATCCATGCTTTTTAAAAAGGACAACTGGTCCTCCTACGGCCATCCCGATAACTGGGTCCGGTTCCAGTTCCCTTTCTGGTGGACGAACCTGGTATCCGCGCTCGATACCCTTTCCCTCATGGGGTTCACGGCCGGGGACGATGACGTTCGAAATGCTCTGGAATGGCTCATCAGGCACCAGCGGCCGGACGGCCTTTGGAACGTCTCTTATTCGAGGATCCATCGAAGCCCCGATAAACCGGCGACCAGGCTCTGGGTCTCGCTCGCCATCTGCCGCATACTTAAAAGGTGCTATGGATAACGGCCATTCTTCCAGTTTTGAGAAACAATTATAATCGCACCCGCCGACATTATTTTGATCATCATGCAGAAGCCCATCATCATTCTCAACTATAAGACGTATCTCGAAAGCTCCGGAGACAAGGGCCGCCAGCTCACCTGGGCCGCCCGCGACGTCATGCAGGAGACCGGTATCCGCATCATCGCCTGCCCCCAGACCCCCGAGCTGTTCCACCACAAAGGCTACGGCATCGAGATCTTTTCGCAGCACGTCGACCCCATCGAGCCCGGCAGCCATACGGGCCACATCCTGCCCCAGTCCCTCCAGTTCTGCGGGGTCAACGGCTCGCTCATCAACCATTCCGAGGACCGGCGGCCGCTGGAGGAAATTAAAAAGTGCGTCGATATCCTGCGCAAGCACGGCATGACCTCGGTGGTGTGCGCCGAAAGCATCGAGAAGGTCAAGGAAGTCTCGCAGTTCAAGCCCGACTATGTGGCCATCGAGCCGCCCGAGCTCATCGGCAGCGGCATCCCGGTATCCAAGGCCGACCCGGGCATCGTTCGGAACTCCGTCGCGGCCGTAACTGATCCGAACGTGAAAGTGCTCTGCGGCGCCGGCATCTCGAAGGGCGAGGACGTGAAGGCTGCCCTGGAGCTGGGCACTGTCGGCGTGCTTCTGGCGTCGGGCGTGGTCAAGGCGAAGGACCCGAAGGCCGCGCTTCGGGACCTGGTCACATATTAAAGGCACAGTGCCCTATTGTTTATGATTTTTCCGTCGGTAGCTTGGCCGTTTTGCCCCTCGTGACCCTGTTAATATGACAATCCACGAAGGCATGGCGGTATAATTTTGCTCTGTTGAACATCTTATTTTAAGTGCACGGAGTGTACGGAGGCACTATTTCTCACCACAATGGCACGGAGTTCACTAAGGCCCACAAAGCCTTTTTTTTAATATGTAAGTAATAAAGTACACAAAGCGGTTCATTGGCGATCAGGGCACGAAGGATACAGTGGAATGAACAAGAGCACTTTTTGCCCCTGTGCCTTCATATCCTATATCTTATAAGTTCAAAAAGCGGCTTTGTGTCCTTTGTCTCTTAATTATAAAAAAGACTTTGTGAGCCTCCGTGCTCTTCGTGCCTCTGTGGTGAGAAATAGTGCCTCCGTCACCGTTGTGCCTTAAAGAGCAGCAAACCATCATGACATAAACACGGAACTACTGGCCTCCGTGGTGAAAATAGTGTCTTCCATGCCCTTATGAAGCTTAAATGCCGGGACAATTCAACACAGCAGCATAATTTTAAAAGACCCCATAGTAGGCGAGCATCATGAGCCCGCCAGCCACGAGCAGCGAGTAATTCCAGAGGGGGTTAGAGCCTTTTAGCCAGCGCAGCCCCCGCATCGTATTATCGAACGGCCCGAAAAGGGGCACGCCCATCTTCGTGAGTGAGTCGAGCATCACGTGGGAGAATATGGCGCAGAAAGCGGCCAGTGTCGCGTAGTACGCCAGCGCCCCCTCGTGCAGGCCGTAGCTGAAGAGCACGAAGGTGCCCGCCGTTACGGCCACAACGGTGGTCAGGCTGTGCGTGATCCAGCACCTGTGGAAGATGCCCCAGAAGAACTTTTTATCCATGTCGGGCTTCATGGACATGGCCGCCGCTATGCCTCCCGCCGTCACCGAGAGCGCCAGCGTCTGGAGCGTGTCGCCCTTCGGCAGGAAGTACATGATGCCGAAAAATAACAACATAGCTCCGCCGAAATGGCCCGGCCTATCCATCTTCCATCCCCATTGAGAATAGCGCTTGTAGTGCTTATCCTTTGCGCCAGGCCCTCAAGCGCCACCAAAATAAATAATATTAAAGAGCAAATATTATATTATGCTCGAACCATCCCAGAAGTATATGTCCCGATTATTCAGGAACGGCCGGGCCATGTTTTTGGCCTACGACCAGGGCCTGGAGCACGGGCCTAAGGATTTTAACGATAAGAACTATAACCCCGAGTACATCATCGACATCGCCCTCCGCAACAAGTTCACGGGCCTCATCTTTCACAAGGGCCTGGCCGAAAAATACCACGAGAACTACTCCGGTAAAGTGCCCCTTATCGTCAAGGTGAACGGCAAGGACAACATCGCGAAGGCGCAGGCCGAGGTGGAGCCGTTCTCGCCCGTGGTCTGCTCCGTCGACTACGCCGTGAAGCTGGGCGCCGACGCCGTCGGCTACACGCTCTACGTGGGCTCGCCGCTGGAGTCAAAGGCCATGGAGGACCTCCGCCAGGTCCAGGAGTGTGCCCGGGACTATGGCCTGCCCGTCGTCGGCTGGATGTATCCGAGGGGCAAGTACGTGGAGAACGACACCGACCCGAACATCGTCGCCTACGGCGCACGCGTGGGCCTGGAGCTGGGATGCGACCTGCTAAAGGTCAAGTACACCGGCTCGAAGGAAACGTTCAAGAAGGTCGTCGACATGGCCGGCCGCGCTAAAGTTCTCTGCGCCGGCGGCCTCAAGTCGGACCTGAACGTGTTCTTAAAACAGACGAGGGATATCCTGGACGTGGGCGCTACCGGCGTCGCCGTCGGCCGCAACGTCTGGCAGAGCGATAGCCCGGATAAGGTTTCGAAGGCTCTCGAGAAGATAATCTTCGATAATAAGTCGGTCGAGGATGCGCTGAAATAATAGTAGAAAAAAGTCTAGTAAGTAGTTAACCTGCTGATGACATCCATACGGGTGATCATGCCCTTAGGCTTGCCATCCTCCGTAACCAAAAGTCGGCCGATCTTATTCTGGTTCATGACGGACACGGCCTCGTACATGGGTTGCCCCTGGTCTATGGAGATGACATTCGGGGTCATGATATCCGTCACATTATCGTCAGTCTTGCCGCCCGAAATGGCCCGGCCGATGTCCGTATAGGTGACGATGCCCACGATGTCCCCGTCCTTCTCCACGGGCGCCCCGTGGATGTCGTGCTTCGCCAGCACTATGAGGGCGTCCTTGACCGTCGCCGTCGCCGGTATGGTGATGAGCCGGTGGTTGATGTAGTCGCGCACGGGCTTCTTGGGCATGGAGATCATCTCGTTAATGCTGCACAGGATGACGCTGTTGATGTCGTCCCGGCCGACGACCTCCCCCCGTATGACGAGCTTGTTAACGGGCGTGGGCCCGACCTGGATGCTGTCGCCCACGTTGAAGACCCGGGCGTCGCCCAGTATCTTCACGCTGGCCCGGCAAAGCTCGGGGTGGCGGACCGTGTTCAGGTCGATGTCGGCCACGTTGGCGTTCATGATCCGCTCGCCGTTACGGTAGATGGCCACGTCGGCCTCCCTGTCCATGTGCGTCAGGTTCAGCGCCTCGTAGGCCGTGCCGGTCGCCTTATAGCCGCCCTTCGGACCGGGCACGCCTTCCACCAGGCCCAGCGCCTTGAGCGATTGCATCTGGTTCCGGACCGTGCCGGGGTTCCTGTCAATCCGCTCCGAGATCTCCTCGCCCTTTACGGCCCTGCCTTTCTCCCTGAATAAGTTAATGAGCGCGGAAAGGATCTCCCGCTGTATTACCGTTAGCTCAACCATTAGAATCACTGAGATCGATCAATTATCCAAATTATTATGTATGCGCCTATATGAGGCTTTTTATGATTATTAATGTTTTATCATTATATATTTTCTTATAAGTCCTGCCTGAAGACATTCATGTTTAATTGGCATTAAAATACATGAATGCCATGTTATTGCATGGCAAACGATATATAGCCAAAGGGAAACACGACTCCATGGAGTAGGTGGAACGATGGTCACCGATAAAGAGCTTGAGCGTCTTATTATCGATTTCATGAGGACCCAGGGCATGTGCGTGCTTGCGACTTGCTCGAACAACGTGCCCAGGGCGTCGGCGGTGGAGTTCTTCCCGGATGGCACCACTCTCTACATCTTAACGGAGGGCGGCGAGAAGGTCGCCAACATTACCTCGAACCCGCGCGTATCAGTCGCCGTACACACCCAGTTCACCGGCTGGGACAGCATCAAGGGCATACAGATAACGGGCACCGCCGAAGTCGGGAAAGCAGGGTCGAAGATATTTGAGGAGGGCGCGGAGGCCTATAGAAAACGCCGGGGCCTCAAGGGCGTCAGCATCCCCGACTTTATGAATATTATTAAAATAGCTCCTAAAAAAATAGAATACCTGGACACAACTCTCAAGGCAAGAGGGCTGGGTGTCAGGCATGTTCTAGAGTATTGAGCTTTTCATAGGCGTAAACGCCAACTATCACCGATATGACATCCATGGCCGTCCGGACGGCCATATCCTCATACGAGAAGATGCCCAGGCCCGACAGCGGCATGGCGAAAGGTATGGGCATGAACAGGTCATTCAGGAAGATGTTCAAGCCAAAGACGACCACTCCAAAGAAGGCGGCCTTCGCCAGAGGTGTATTGGCCTTCAGGCCCGGCCGGAGGAGCAGGTACATGGCGGCGACCCACAGGCCCAGCGCCGTGCACCACAGTAACGTGTCGAAGGTCCTTGCGTCGAACGTGGAGTATATGTGGAACACATCGTAGCTCACTAATCGTCCTGCCACGAATATGGCCGGGATGGCGAGCGCCGCCAGCGTCCCGGAGTTCACGGGAAACGTGAACCTGTCCTTCGAGTCCGTGGCCACGAACAGGCCGAGCAGCAGTCCGATCAACGCCAGCGTAACGCCGTCTACGACGGGATAATATAGCGCCTGGGGCAGTTGCCAGGTGCCGTGTGGCAGTGGCTCCAGCAGGTAAACGAACCATAGCGCCCCGAAGGCCAGGCTAAACGTCAGCCCCTTTACGAGCTTAGACCCCGGAAGGCCATCCTGTATCAGGATAAACACGAGCGCCAGCAGGCCCAGCATGATGACGCCATAGACTACGAACGCGAGGGGCATCAGCCCCGCCCGGACGAAGCCGCTCGGCGGGAACGGGCTCGGGCCGCTCTCGGGTATGAGCGGCTGGATCATCGTCCGAAAGAGCGTTACCACGATGACGATGAGGATGAGGCTCAGCCATCGTTTTTTTGTCATGCTCTCGAACACCATTTGTACACCTTTTATGACAGCATGCGAATTTTATATTCTCTAACGCAGGAGCTCATCCACGAATGTCGAGCATTTAATATCGGCGTTATCCTGAGTGAGGAGCTTAAGCGCTGCCTTGATCGAGGCAGGGCTGTCGACCGAAGCCACGTTTTTAAGGACGGTCGCGAGGTCTTCGCTGTCCAGTGCCACGCTGCCCGTGCCAAATACTCCTACCTTCGTGCCGCTGTCCGGCACGAGCGCACTCAGGTACGACTTGACCGAGCTGCTGGCATTACCCACGTAGACGGGGCCGCCCACGACGATGACGTTGTATCCCGCCGTTTTACCGGCGTCCGCGCTGCGGATGCCGCACAGGTCGACGACGTATCCCTTTGCCTGCAGGTCTCCCGCGATCTTGACGGCAGCGCTCTTTGCGCTTCCGGTTATGCCAGGATTATAGACGACGAGCGCCTTTCCCGACTCCGCCCCGGAGGGGCTCAGCGTCTCGTGCCCGGTCGCCGTATAGCTCATTACATCGAAGATCACAGACACCATGGCGGCGAACATCGTTAAAACTGCCACGATAATAACCGCTATGATAACGATCAAAATGCTTTTCAGCTTCATGTTAATCCTCCTTCACTCTGCCAGATCTGGCCGCTTTTGCGTTCTCATATAGCTGGCTCGCCCGGTGCTCTATCTTAGCGATGATACCGAACAGCGCGCCCATTTCCTCGTCGGTCAGGTTCTCGAACATGCTGAAGATACTCTGCACGTCCTTCTCCTCCCGGTCCTTAAACAGGGCGATGCATTTGTCTGTCACCTGCATGCGGATGATACGCTTGTTCTTTTCATCCCGCCAGAGCCTCATGAAGCCCCGCTTTTCCATGCCGTCGGCGATCTGCTTGACGTTCTGGTGCGTGTTGCTCAGGGCGTCCGCCACCTCCTGGATCGACGGGGGCGTCTTGAACCCGTTCGCGACGACGATCGCCATGAGCCACTGCTTCGCCGTGATGCCATCCGGCTCCAGCTCCTTCTCGATGACGTACCTCCACCGCTGCCCTACCAGGAATACCATGATGAGCGAGAACCTCGCCATGTCCAGCCGGCTCGAGGCGAACCCTGCCTTCGCTTCCTCCGCTTCAACCAATCCTCGTCATCTCCCTCGCGAACTGCCTCGCGCCTTCCATCTCATCCCGGTCCGGGTGCCCGATATTCACGACGAGGAACGCCCTGCCTTTGCTGTGGTAGCTCCCGAGGATACTGGCTCCCTTATTTTTTAGCGCTTCCGCCATGGCCGACACCTCTTTCCCGGCGCCGGCCCCCGAGGTGCCGAACAGGGCTACTTTCCTGCCCGTGAAGTCATTGGCGGCGATGAACTTCGCCATGTCCTCGCCCGGCTTATCCCCGTAGCAGCCGGATCCGATGAACAGGGTCCCGTCCTCAGGCAGACCGGTTTCTTTTACGCTCAGGGCCTTGACGCCCAGCTCTTCCGCGACGGCCGAGGCCATCTTCTTCGTATTACCCGTCATGGAATAG
Protein-coding regions in this window:
- a CDS encoding prenyltransferase/squalene oxidase repeat-containing protein, coding for MMSDWASRLKYDPIRPLTGSDAIEYFTRRDLLGLDAGPIERIHQLPDVARIVRKQRPDGSWKYPGRTTCNGVKYSLLETWKQLRFLVDQYGMGRPHMAIVKSAEYVFARQTGEGDIRGILANQYAPYYTGAIMSLLIKAGYGDDPRIEKGLRWLLNVRQEDGGWIIGSPGILGLGKLTRAELEGLVSDPGRKTARAFDPSKPFSAAGTGMVLRAFAAHPRYRKSPEAMRAARLLKSMLFKKDNWSSYGHPDNWVRFQFPFWWTNLVSALDTLSLMGFTAGDDDVRNALEWLIRHQRPDGLWNVSYSRIHRSPDKPATRLWVSLAICRILKRCYG
- the tpiA gene encoding triose-phosphate isomerase; translation: MQKPIIILNYKTYLESSGDKGRQLTWAARDVMQETGIRIIACPQTPELFHHKGYGIEIFSQHVDPIEPGSHTGHILPQSLQFCGVNGSLINHSEDRRPLEEIKKCVDILRKHGMTSVVCAESIEKVKEVSQFKPDYVAIEPPELIGSGIPVSKADPGIVRNSVAAVTDPNVKVLCGAGISKGEDVKAALELGTVGVLLASGVVKAKDPKAALRDLVTY
- a CDS encoding metal-dependent hydrolase, translating into MDRPGHFGGAMLLFFGIMYFLPKGDTLQTLALSVTAGGIAAAMSMKPDMDKKFFWGIFHRCWITHSLTTVVAVTAGTFVLFSYGLHEGALAYYATLAAFCAIFSHVMLDSLTKMGVPLFGPFDNTMRGLRWLKGSNPLWNYSLLVAGGLMMLAYYGVF
- a CDS encoding fructose-bisphosphate aldolase, which translates into the protein MLEPSQKYMSRLFRNGRAMFLAYDQGLEHGPKDFNDKNYNPEYIIDIALRNKFTGLIFHKGLAEKYHENYSGKVPLIVKVNGKDNIAKAQAEVEPFSPVVCSVDYAVKLGADAVGYTLYVGSPLESKAMEDLRQVQECARDYGLPVVGWMYPRGKYVENDTDPNIVAYGARVGLELGCDLLKVKYTGSKETFKKVVDMAGRAKVLCAGGLKSDLNVFLKQTRDILDVGATGVAVGRNVWQSDSPDKVSKALEKIIFDNKSVEDALK
- a CDS encoding CBS domain-containing protein, translated to MVELTVIQREILSALINLFREKGRAVKGEEISERIDRNPGTVRNQMQSLKALGLVEGVPGPKGGYKATGTAYEALNLTHMDREADVAIYRNGERIMNANVADIDLNTVRHPELCRASVKILGDARVFNVGDSIQVGPTPVNKLVIRGEVVGRDDINSVILCSINEMISMPKKPVRDYINHRLITIPATATVKDALIVLAKHDIHGAPVEKDGDIVGIVTYTDIGRAISGGKTDDNVTDIMTPNVISIDQGQPMYEAVSVMNQNKIGRLLVTEDGKPKGMITRMDVISRLTTY
- a CDS encoding pyridoxamine 5'-phosphate oxidase family protein, which encodes MVTDKELERLIIDFMRTQGMCVLATCSNNVPRASAVEFFPDGTTLYILTEGGEKVANITSNPRVSVAVHTQFTGWDSIKGIQITGTAEVGKAGSKIFEEGAEAYRKRRGLKGVSIPDFMNIIKIAPKKIEYLDTTLKARGLGVRHVLEY
- a CDS encoding MarR family transcriptional regulator; amino-acid sequence: MVEAEEAKAGFASSRLDMARFSLIMVFLVGQRWRYVIEKELEPDGITAKQWLMAIVVANGFKTPPSIQEVADALSNTHQNVKQIADGMEKRGFMRLWRDEKNKRIIRMQVTDKCIALFKDREEKDVQSIFSMFENLTDEEMGALFGIIAKIEHRASQLYENAKAARSGRVKED
- a CDS encoding flavodoxin family protein, which encodes MASVIYYSMTGNTKKMASAVAEELGVKALSVKETGLPEDGTLFIGSGCYGDKPGEDMAKFIAANDFTGRKVALFGTSGAGAGKEVSAMAEALKNKGASILGSYHSKGRAFLVVNIGHPDRDEMEGARQFAREMTRIG